The DNA region GAGCTCGATCAACGCGATATCCGACAGTTTTCTGTATGGATCGCCGGTCTACTTGCAGCTTGACTCCTTCAAGCAGGTGCAAGCTTCGGTATTTCAGCTAACGCGCGCGCCGGGCAAAAAAGTCGTGTATCTTGGCAGCCTGCTCCTCGTTTTGGGCATCTTCTCGATGTTCTACGTCCGCGAACGGCGCCTCTGGTTCTGGCTCAAAGACTCCGACCACGGCACGAACGTGGTCATGGCGATGTCGAGCGCGCGCAAGACGCTCGACTTCGAGAAAGAGTTCGTCCAGACGCGCGACGCCGTGGGCGCCGCGCTGGGCGCCAAACTCTCTGAAGCATCCGACGCCGCTGGCGCCTCCGCCGCATCGGGCAACGCTGGCGCGCCGTCCGCAAGCTCACACGATTCGACCCGGTAAGATCATGGACTTGACTCAGGTTTCCTCCTCCTCTTCACCCTCGCGGCCCAAGAAGGCCCCCGCGAGTGAAGCGCCCAACCTCGCCCAGTACGACGAGCGGCCGTTTTTGAAACGGCTCGGCATTGTCGACTGGCTGTTTGCCCTCGCGATGGTCGCGGGCGCCGGGTTTGCGCTGTCGCGCTATCACCCGTTCATGAATTACTACGACAAGCTGGTGCTGGTGTGCGCCGTGCCGGTGTTCATGGTGCTCGGCTGGCGCTGGAAACCGGTGCGTCCGCTGATGGTCGGGATCGCGGCGTTGTCGCTGCTCGCCATCCAGATCTACCACGGCGATCTCAGCCGCGCGGACAACGCGTTCTTCCTGAAGTATTTCCTGTCGAGCCAGTCCGCGATTCTATGGATGAGCGCGCTCTTCGTATTCGCCACCGTGTTCTACTGGATCGGCCTGCTGTCGCGTTCGCCGACCGGCGCGGCGATCGGCTCGAAGATGACATGGGCCGCCGTGCTGATGGGCTTTGTCGGCCTGATGGTGCGCTGGTACGAGTCGTATCTGATCGGCGCGGACGTCGGCCATATTCCCATCTCGAACCTGTACGAAGTGTTCGTGCTGTTCAGCCTGATCACCGCGCTCTTCTACCTGTACTACGAACAGCACTACAACACCCGGGCGCTCGGCGCGTTCGTGCTGCTGGTGATCAGCGCCGCAGTCGGCTTCCTGATGTGGTACTCGGTGGCACGTGACGCGCAGCAGATTCAGCCGCTGGTGCCGGCCCTGCAAAGCTGGTGGATGAAGATTCACGTGCCGGCCAACTTCATCGGGTATGGCAGCTTCGCGCTGTCGGCCATGGTGGGCGTCGCATATCTGGCGAAAGAGCGCGGCGTGCTGGCCGACCGCCTGCCGGCGCTCGAGGTGCTCGACGACGTGATGTACAAGTCGATCGCCGTCGGTTTTGCGTTCTTCACGATCGCGACGATTCTCGGCGCGCTGTGGGCCGCTGAAGCCTGGGGCGGCTACTGGAGTTGGGATCCGAAGGAAACGTGGGCGCTGATCGTCTGGCTGAACTATGCGGCGTGGTTGCACATGCGTCTGATGAAGGGGCTGCGCGGCGCGGTCGCGGCATGGTGGGCGTTGACCGGCCTGCTGGTGACGACCTTCGCCTTCCTCGGCGTCAACATGTTCCTGTCGGGCCTGCATAGCTACGGCAAGCTGTAAGATCTGCCGCTCCCAACCGACTCGAAACCGCCGTGTGCTTAGCACCGGCGGTTTTTTTCTGGCTGATGGAATATTTGCTGCATCCAGGGTGTTCGTCCTGAGAGTACCTATGGATGACTGGATGGACGCCCGGACCGGCGATCATCAATATGGCCCCGTAAGATGCGTCAACCGACGGGCCGGCAAGGAGCACCACGATGTGGATCAAGCGTAGCGACAGAATTCAACTCAACGGCGACGACATTGCGCGCAGCGAAATCACGCCGCAGCGTGTGTTTCAGAACCGCCGGCGCATATTGCAGGCGGCGGGCGCCGCGGCGCTCGGCAGCCTGATCGGTGTGAACGGCGAGGCGCTCGCGGCTTACACGTCGCCGGATCCGAAGGCGCAAAAGCTGGCGGCGAAGACCAATACCCGTTTCGTTGCGCTCGACAAGATCACGCCGTACAAAGACATCACCACGTATAACAACTACTACGAATTCGGCACCGACAAGGCCGATCCCGCGCACAACGCCGGGACGCTGCGGGCGCATCCGTGGAAGGTGAGTGTCGAGGGCGAGATCAAGAATCCCAAGGTCTACGACATCGACGAATTGCTCAAGCTCGCGCCGCTCGAGGAGCGCGTGTACAGGTTGCGCTGCGTGGAAGGCTGGTCGATGGTGATTCCATGGCTCGGGGTGCCGCTCTCGGAATTGATCAAGCGCGTGCAGCCGACGGGCAACGCCAAGTATGTGCAATTCATCACGGTCGCCGATCCGTCGCAAATGCCGGGGCTGTCGACGCCCGTGCTCGATTGGCCGTACTCCGAAGGTCTGCGCATGGATGAAGCGATGCATCCCCTGACCTTGCTGACCATGGGGCTCTACGGACAGGTGTTACCCAATCAGAACGGCGCGCCGGTGCGCGTCGTGGTGCCGTGGAAATATGGCTTCAAGAGCGCGAAGTCGCTGGTGAAAATCCGCTTCCTCGACAAGCAGCCGCCGACCAGTTGGAACACGTACGCGTCGAACGAGTACGGGTTTTATTCCAACGTGAATCCGAACGTGGATCATCCGCGCTGGAGTCAGGCGACTGAGCGCCGGATCGGTGAAGACGGTTTCTTCACACCCAAGCGCAAGACGCTGATGTTCAACGGTTACGGCGATCAGGTCGCGTCGCTGTATCAGGGCATGGACCTGAAGAAGAATTTCTGAACGGCGCAATCATGGCTTCCGATCCGCAACCTGCTGCCCAGACCGCCGCTCGGCCCGCGACTCAGACCGCGCGCACATCACCGCGCGTGCAGTCGCGTGCGTCCTCGGGGGACGCGAAGCGGCCCGCAGCGGGCGCGCGCTGGATCGTGCCGGCCAAAATCGCGGTGTTTATCGCGGCATGGTATCCGCTCGCGCGTCTCGTGCTGTTCGGCTTGACCGACCGGCTCGGCGCGAATCCGATCGAATTCATTACACGCTCGACGGGTCTGTGGACACTCGTCTTTCTCTGCATCACGCTGGCCGTGACGCCGCTGCGCCGGCTCACCGGCGTCGCCGCGTTGGTGCGCTTTCGCCGCATGCTCGGGCTCTACGCGTTCTTTTACGCGACGCTGCATTTCACCACCTACCTGTGGTTCGACAAGTGGTTCGACGTCGCCGAGATCGTCAAGGACATCGGCAAGCGGCCGTTCATTACGGTGGGCTTCGCGGCATTCGTGTTGTTGATCGCATTGGCCATGACGTCGCCGCGCGCGATGGTGCGCAAGCTCGGGCGCCGCTGGCAGATGCTGCATCGCTTCATCTATGCGATCGGCGCGCTCGCGATCCTGCACTTCTGGTGGATGAAGGCGGGCAAGCATGATCTGATCTTGCCGAAGATTTACGGTGCAATCATGTTGGCGTTGCTCGGTTGGCGTTTGATCGTCTGGTTGCGTGACAGGATGTCAAAGGTGCGTTGAGCGGCGCACGCGCAGAGGACGCGGCGATCGGTGATGCAAAAAAAAAAGGCGATGCCGCAACGGCATCGCCTCTTTTTTCACTGCGCAAGGTTTGACGTGCAATATGACGTTTACGCCGGCAGGATTATTTCGCCCGCAAACAGCTGCTGCACCTCTTCGCGCGCGCGAACCACATGCACCTGTGTACCATCAACCATCACCTCGGCCGCACGCGGTCGGGTGTTGTAGTTGGAGCTCATCACGAAGCCGTATGCGCCGGCCGAGCGGATCGCGAGCAGATCGCCCGGTTCGACCGCCAGCAGGCGTTCGCGGCCGAGCCAGTCGCCGCTTTCGCAAACCGGACCGACTACGTCGTACACGTGGGCCGGCACGTCGCGCTTCACGACCGGGTCGATTGCGTGATACGCCTCATACATGGCGGGGCGCGCGAGATCGGTCATGGCCGCGTCGACGATGGCGAAATTCTTTTCCGCGCCCGGCTTCAGAAACTCGACGCG from Paraburkholderia aromaticivorans includes:
- the ccsB gene encoding c-type cytochrome biogenesis protein CcsB — translated: MDLTQVSSSSSPSRPKKAPASEAPNLAQYDERPFLKRLGIVDWLFALAMVAGAGFALSRYHPFMNYYDKLVLVCAVPVFMVLGWRWKPVRPLMVGIAALSLLAIQIYHGDLSRADNAFFLKYFLSSQSAILWMSALFVFATVFYWIGLLSRSPTGAAIGSKMTWAAVLMGFVGLMVRWYESYLIGADVGHIPISNLYEVFVLFSLITALFYLYYEQHYNTRALGAFVLLVISAAVGFLMWYSVARDAQQIQPLVPALQSWWMKIHVPANFIGYGSFALSAMVGVAYLAKERGVLADRLPALEVLDDVMYKSIAVGFAFFTIATILGALWAAEAWGGYWSWDPKETWALIVWLNYAAWLHMRLMKGLRGAVAAWWALTGLLVTTFAFLGVNMFLSGLHSYGKL
- the msrP gene encoding protein-methionine-sulfoxide reductase catalytic subunit MsrP, with amino-acid sequence MWIKRSDRIQLNGDDIARSEITPQRVFQNRRRILQAAGAAALGSLIGVNGEALAAYTSPDPKAQKLAAKTNTRFVALDKITPYKDITTYNNYYEFGTDKADPAHNAGTLRAHPWKVSVEGEIKNPKVYDIDELLKLAPLEERVYRLRCVEGWSMVIPWLGVPLSELIKRVQPTGNAKYVQFITVADPSQMPGLSTPVLDWPYSEGLRMDEAMHPLTLLTMGLYGQVLPNQNGAPVRVVVPWKYGFKSAKSLVKIRFLDKQPPTSWNTYASNEYGFYSNVNPNVDHPRWSQATERRIGEDGFFTPKRKTLMFNGYGDQVASLYQGMDLKKNF
- the msrQ gene encoding protein-methionine-sulfoxide reductase heme-binding subunit MsrQ, producing the protein MASDPQPAAQTAARPATQTARTSPRVQSRASSGDAKRPAAGARWIVPAKIAVFIAAWYPLARLVLFGLTDRLGANPIEFITRSTGLWTLVFLCITLAVTPLRRLTGVAALVRFRRMLGLYAFFYATLHFTTYLWFDKWFDVAEIVKDIGKRPFITVGFAAFVLLIALAMTSPRAMVRKLGRRWQMLHRFIYAIGALAILHFWWMKAGKHDLILPKIYGAIMLALLGWRLIVWLRDRMSKVR